A window of the Schistocerca nitens isolate TAMUIC-IGC-003100 chromosome 5, iqSchNite1.1, whole genome shotgun sequence genome harbors these coding sequences:
- the LOC126260461 gene encoding uncharacterized protein LOC126260461, which yields MKPPLVSEGKTNGENQENKHIEFAYREAIGSLLYLLCQTRPDLGFTVNYESCFTENPKKRDYKNVKRTLRYLQGSKNYALFYKKKESEEDDSIHLKVYCDADYAQDLIDRKSTSAYIVLYNGAPISWCSKKQSVIATSSTEAEYISAAECTK from the coding sequence ATGAAGCCTCCATTAGTTTCAGAGGGAAAGACAAATGGAGAAAATCAAGAAAACAAACACATTGAATTTGCGTATCGTGAAGCCATAGGAAGCCTTCTTTATTTGTTATGTCAAACCAGACCAGATCTAGGATTTACAGTCAATTATGAGAGCTGCTTCACAGAAAACCCTAAGAAAAGggattacaaaaatgtaaaaagaacTCTTAGATATCTACAAGGTTCCAAGAATTATGCTCTTTTCTATAAGaaaaaagaaagtgaagaagatgaCAGTATTCATCTAAAGGTTTATTGTGATGCTGATTATGCACAAGATTTAATAGACAGAAAAAGTACAAGTGCATACATAGTTCTTTATAATGGTGCTCCCATTAGTTGGTGTTCCAAGAAGCAAAGTGTGATAGCTACTTCATCAACTGAAGCAGAATACATTTCAGCAGCAGAATGCaccaaataa